One region of Chitinophaga varians genomic DNA includes:
- a CDS encoding redoxin domain-containing protein has protein sequence MKKVFPILLGGCLLTAGQSSGQAKISADSLVRYYSRLAKGDEADKALLTDKMYALTKSKKETDWLTAARFFYQLKKNNVSDSIQQVAAKQFPTGVVARNNAVEVIYNENDPVKKEALYKAWLKKFPPDKRSKDMIVYDYAANSIGTAYADADNLPKALEYANSIMSPFWKGQGWAGTAARILKHGHTAEAKVLLKKAVEDAYEFKTTRKNEEGAMFAATGYPGYLSSYAQLLFNDKEYDSALVYLKRAEQAETPVRPQVNEMYAKVLIAKGDYQQAFVRLSEVAAQGQLNAGSRGLLAETYAKVRGDNQLEKYIDSLKGGLDDKMKAEFAKQIIKVPAPGFTLKDVDGNTVSLSDYKGKTVVLDFWATWCGPCKASFPAMKKAMEKYKNDPNVKFLFVHTWEKEENAAASAKKFITGNGYPFQVLMDLKDPATGINKVVDSYKVQGIPTKFVIDGKGDIRFRFTGFSGGDDAAVAEVSAMVTLANQ, from the coding sequence ATGAAGAAAGTATTCCCAATCCTGCTTGGTGGCTGCCTGCTGACCGCCGGTCAGTCAAGCGGCCAGGCAAAGATCAGCGCCGACTCGCTGGTACGCTACTATAGCCGCCTTGCCAAAGGCGACGAAGCAGATAAAGCACTGCTGACAGATAAAATGTATGCATTGACCAAAAGCAAAAAAGAAACAGACTGGCTTACAGCCGCCCGTTTCTTCTATCAGCTGAAAAAAAATAATGTGAGCGATTCCATTCAGCAGGTGGCCGCGAAACAATTCCCCACCGGGGTTGTAGCACGCAACAACGCAGTGGAAGTCATCTATAATGAAAATGATCCGGTGAAGAAAGAAGCGCTCTATAAAGCATGGCTTAAAAAATTCCCGCCGGATAAACGAAGCAAGGACATGATCGTGTATGACTACGCCGCTAATAGCATAGGTACGGCATATGCAGACGCTGATAATCTGCCTAAAGCATTGGAATATGCCAACAGTATCATGTCGCCCTTCTGGAAAGGGCAGGGATGGGCCGGTACAGCGGCACGCATTCTCAAACACGGTCATACGGCGGAAGCTAAGGTGCTGCTGAAAAAAGCAGTCGAAGACGCCTATGAATTCAAAACCACCCGTAAAAATGAGGAAGGCGCCATGTTCGCGGCCACCGGGTATCCCGGCTATCTCAGTTCCTATGCGCAGTTGTTGTTTAACGACAAAGAATATGATTCGGCGCTGGTGTACCTGAAACGCGCCGAACAGGCGGAGACGCCTGTCCGCCCCCAGGTGAATGAGATGTATGCTAAAGTGCTGATCGCCAAAGGTGACTACCAACAAGCTTTTGTACGCCTCAGCGAAGTGGCTGCACAAGGCCAGCTGAATGCGGGCAGCAGAGGGTTACTGGCAGAGACCTATGCTAAAGTGCGTGGCGACAACCAGCTGGAGAAATACATAGACTCCCTGAAAGGCGGTCTTGATGACAAAATGAAGGCGGAATTCGCCAAACAGATCATCAAGGTACCGGCGCCGGGATTCACCCTGAAAGATGTGGACGGCAATACTGTATCGCTGTCAGACTATAAGGGAAAGACCGTCGTGCTGGATTTCTGGGCCACCTGGTGCGGCCCCTGCAAAGCCTCTTTCCCGGCCATGAAAAAGGCCATGGAGAAATATAAGAACGATCCGAATGTAAAGTTCCTGTTTGTGCATACCTGGGAAAAAGAGGAGAACGCCGCGGCGAGTGCCAAAAAGTTCATTACCGGTAATGGTTATCCTTTCCAGGTGTTGATGGACCTGAAAGATCCGGCCACCGGTATTAACAAAGTGGTGGACAGCTATAAAGTACAGGGCATACCCACCAAGTTCGTGATCGACGGAAAGGGTGATATCCGTTTTCGGTTCACCGGCTTCAGCGGCGGGGACGATGCAGCCGTTGCGGAGGTATCTGCGATGGTGACGCTGGCGAACCAGTGA